In the genome of Podospora pseudocomata strain CBS 415.72m chromosome 2 map unlocalized CBS415.72m_2.2, whole genome shotgun sequence, one region contains:
- a CDS encoding uncharacterized protein (COG:E; EggNog:ENOG503NXG3) has translation MVHISQPFQYHDTIGQPSSADKFPKNTITQTQLDLLIHTIRTTPIVDHHAHPLLNWDNQTGKYPLLHITSEASGDAIESATTSLAHLRAVRQLSTELKCAPNWESVVAKLEAVRLDPDEPDIWGDWISRCLEGVHTILLDDGLDNKEAVEDFDWHTSYVQSPCRRILRIEAIASDLIKHLSAGEFHDVQKAEAIIKDPAALKEFWENWAGSFDNAIKNAIDDPLVVGFKSVVAYRTGLDVAGKEPSGDAVQPALKEVVKKFLKVRTARLEDSSLNDYVIHRTAALIRDYMGKNHEEDIIRKPRKPIQFHTGLGDSDLTLAKASPSHLQEFIRSYPDVPMVLLHAGYPFTKEIAYMATVYKNVYADIGEVFPCISKDGQERVLMEILELCPWSKILWSTDGHWFPETYLLAIMQMREAFENVLCSYVLKGQIGWRAAIVLVQDLLFKNANKLYHLGLDFPKPEEVASRSLARYPNPSRNLTLLRELLNNTIEPTFVQICWNDYTALQRMRLVPFRKFMTLLEAGRSLDIGITKAVFGMIQNDHLIPSSSATGEYRLHPDFSSLKHGPVAGHISMHGEFREQDGFPVALCPRSLLLRSVEIGSQKGLGFLLGFEIEFLLLERVEDDSVVDRYTALKTDGHAWSVSKYYANPKINALLKNMVETLAQMDIYVEQIHAESATGQFELILPPYPPVQAVDTLLHTRDVMANLATEAGFKMTLHPKPFAKACGTAAHMHMSILPEADAFDAEKVTRHFYAGVLKHLRAITAFSYSNAASYDRAQDGVWAGGRWVAWGTQNRETALRKIEGSHWEVKIIDGLANPYFVASAVLLAGIRGVETEEKMVWDDCEMDPAKLSDMDRKELGISQMLPASVEEALRALQEDTEMVEMLGDELVERYVAIKEFEDEFLGKMGAEVRRLWLMERY, from the exons ATGGTACATATATCTCAGCCCTTCCAGTATCATGATACAATTGGTCAGCCATCAAGTGCTGATAAATTCCCCAAGAACACCATCACCCAGACTCAACTGGACCTGCTCATCCACACCATCCGAACGACACCCATCGTCGACCATCATgcccatcctcttctgaaCTGGGACAACCAGACAGGAAAATACCCCCTGCTCCACATCACCTCTGAAGCATCAGGCGACGCCATCGAAagcgccaccacctctcttGCCCACCTGCGCGCCGTTAGACAGCTATCTACAGAACTCAAATGTGCACCCAACTGGGAGAGCGTCGTTGCCAAGCTTGAGGCCGTCCGCCTGGATCCTGATGAACCCGATATCTGGGGTGACTGGATAAGCCGCTGCCTGGAGGGTGTGCACACCATCCTCTTGGACGATGGGCTGGACAACAAGGAAGCTGTGGAAGACTTCGATTGGCATACTTCGTATGTCCAAAGCCCATGCAGGAGAATCCTTAGAATCGAGGCCATTGCCTCGGACCTGATCAAGCATCTTAGCGCGGGCGAGTTCCATGACGTGCAGAAAGCAGAGGCAATCATCAAGGACCCCGCTGCCCTGAAGGAGTTTTGGGAGAACTGGGCAGGGTCGTTTGACAATGCGATCAAAAACGCAATCGACGACCCTCTTGTGGTTGGGTTCAAGAGTGTGGTTGCTTACAGGACTGGGCTGGACGTTGCCGGCAAGGAACCGAGTGGGGATGCTGTCCAGCCCGCGTTGAAGGAAGTCGTCAAAAAGTTCTTGAAGGTGCGCACCGCGAGGCTGGAGGACTCGAGCTTGAACGACTATGTCATCCACAGGACGGCAGCCCTGATTCGAGACTACATGGGGAAGAATCACGAAGAGGATATCATCAGAAAGCCCAGGAAACCGATTCAGTTCCATACCGGCCTGGGAGATAGTGACTTGACTCTGGCCAAGGCCTCGCCGAGTCACTTGCAGGAGTTCATCAGGTCGTACCCGGACGTGCCCatggtgctgctgcatgCTGGCTATCCCTTCACGAAAGAGATTGCGTACATGGCTACGGTGTATAAGAATGTGTATGCCGACATTGGGGAAGTCTTTCCCTGCATTAGTAAGGACGGACAGGAGAGGGTGCTCATGGAGATTCTGGAACTGTGTCCCTGGTCCAAGATCTTGTGGAGTACGGATGGGCATTGGTTTCCCGAGACGTATCTGCTGGCGATCATGCAGATGAGGGAAGCTTTTGAAAAC GTTCTTTGCAGTTACGTCTTGAAGGGGCAAATCGGCTGGAGAGCCGCTATCGTACTTGTCCAGGATCTGCTCTTCAAGAATGCCAACAAGCTGTATCATCTGGGGCTGGACTTTCCAAAGCCAGAGGAAGTTGCGAGCAGGTCTCTCGCGAGATATCCCAATCCATCCCGCAACCTTACGCTGCTCCGCGAGCTCCTTAACAACACCATTGAGCCGACGTTTGTTCAGATCTGCTGGAACGATTATACCGCCCTGCAGCGTATGCGTCTGGTTCCGTTCCGCAAGTTTATGACCCTATTGGAGGCCGGCAGATCGCTGGACATTGGTATCACCAAGGCTGTTTTTGGTATGATCCAGAACGACCATCTCATCCCGAGCTCCTCAGCAACAGGAGAATATCGTCTACATCCCGATTTCTCCTCTCTCAAGCATGGCCCTGTTGCAGGACACATCAGCATGCACGGCGAGTTTCGCGAGCAGGACGGGTTTCCCGTGGCGCTTTGTCCACGATCGCTGCTCCTTCGGTCAGTGGAGATCGGCTCCCAGAAGGGACTCGGGTTTCTGCTTGGGTTCGAGATTGAGTTTCTGTTGCTTGAGCGTGTCGAAGACGATTCGGTTGTGGACCGCTACACAGCTCTCAAGACCGACGGCCACGCGTGGTCTGTCTCCAAGTACTACGCCAACCCCAAGATCAACGCTTTGCTCAAAAACATGGTGGAGACCCTCGCCCAGATGGATATTTACGTGGAGCAGATTCACGCCGAGTCTGCCACTGGCCAGTTCGAACTCATCCTTCCGCCCTACCCGCCCGTTCAGGCAGTTGATACCCTGCTGCACACCCGAGATGTCATGGCCAACCTGGCCACAGAAGCGGGCTTCAAGATGACACTCCACCCCAAGCCATTTGCCAAAGCATGTGGCACTGCCGCTCATATGCACATGAGCATCCTGCCCGAAGCCGACGCTTTTGATGCGGAGAAGGTGACGCGGCACTTTTACGCTGGTGTTCTCAAGCACCTGCGCGCCATCACGGCTTTTAGCTATTCCAACGCGGCAAGCTACGATAGGGCGCAAGACGGCGTTTGGGCTGGCGGGCGGTGGGTAGCCTGGGGCACGCAGAACAGGGAGACGGCGCTCAGGAAGATTGAGGGGTCGCACTGGGAGGTGAAGATTATTGATGGGCTGGCAAACCCATACTTCGTCGCTTCAGCAGTCTTGCTGGCGGGGATCAGGGGAGTGGAAacagaggagaagatggtttGGGACGATTGCGAGATGGACCCGGCCAAGTTGAGTGATATGGATCGGAAGGAGCTGGGAATTTCGCAGATGCTTCCGGCTAGTGTtgaggaggcgttgagggcGCTGCAGGAGGATacggagatggtggagatgttgggggatgagttggtggagaggtatgTGGCTATCAAAGAGTTTGAGGACGAGTTtttggggaagatgggggctgaggtgaggaggttgtggttgatggagCGGTATTAA
- a CDS encoding uncharacterized protein (CAZy:GH76; COG:G; EggNog:ENOG503P0AR), which produces MISPIRHTAAVLLSGAAVANAATYSIASAADIKQTSSLLAWDLLQYYKGNLTGQTPGILPGPPPAGDYYWWEGGAMWGTLIDYWKFTGDDSYNDLITQAMLWQVGPDKDYMPPNVTASLGNDDQGFWGMSAMLAAENNFPDPPEDEPQWLALAQAVFNTQASPDRHDETCNGGLRWQIPWSNNGYNYKNSIANGCFFNLGARLARYTGNTTYADWAEKTWDWMRGVGFMDEKYNIYDGGHVEHNCTDINRAQFSYNNGVFLLGAAYMYNYTNGSDVWRERLDGLTDATIRVFFPDNIAYEVACEEHMSCTTDMLSFKGYVARWMATATQVAPFLAPKVLPVLQNSAKAAIASCVGEKNGQRACGFKWSTGTFDGSQGAGQTMNVLGAVSSLLIGQSRPPVTNSTGGTSKGDPNAGSQSDNFKDKYLPPTTGDKAGAGILTVLILVSVVGTFGWMSTGV; this is translated from the exons ATGATTTCACCAATACGACACACGGCAGCCGTTCTGCTCAGTggcgccgccgtcgccaACGCCGCCACTTATAGCATCGCGTCCGCTG CCGACATCaaacaaacctcctccctcctcgcctggGACCTCCTCCAATACTACAAAGGCAACCTCACCGGCCAAACCCCCGGCATCCTCCCTGGTCCTCCCCCAGCAGGCGATTACTACTGGTGGGAAGGCGGCGCCATGTGGGGGACCCTGATCGACTACTGGAAATTCACCGGCGATGACAGCTACAACGATCTCATCACCCAAGCCATGCTGTGGCAGGTAGGCCCAGACAAGGACTACATGCCCCCCAACGTCACCGCCTCCCTGGGGAACGACGATCAAGGGTTCTGGGGCATGTCGGCGATGCTGGCCGCGGAAAACAACTTTCCTGATCCACCAGAGGATGAACCGCAGTGGTTGGCGTTGGCGCAGGCCGTGTTCAACACCCAGGCGAGCCCGGACAGGCACGACGAGACGTGCAacggggggttgaggtggcaGATTCCTTGGTCGAATAATGGGTATAATTACAAGAATA GTATCGCAAACGGATGCTTCTTCAACCTGGGCGCGAGACTGGCCCGGTACACGGGCAACACCACGTACGCCGACTGGGCGGAAAAGACATGGGACTGGATGAGAGGAGTCGGGTTCATGGACGAAAAGTACAACATCTACGACGGCGGGCACGTCGAGCACAACTGCACCGACATCAACCGGGCGCAGTTTTCGTACAACAACGGGGTGTTTTTGCTTGGGGCGGCGTACATGTATAATTAT ACAAATGGCAGTGACGTTTGGCGCGAACGCCTCGACGGTCTCACCGACGCCACCATCCGCGTTTTCTTCCCCGACAACATTGCTTACGAGGTCGCCTGCGAGGAGCACATGTCTTGCACGACGGACATGCTCAGTTTCAAGGGCTACGTCGCCCGCTGGatggccaccgccacccaGGTCGCGCCTTTTCTCGCCCCGAAGGTGTTGCCCGTTCTGCAGAACTCGGCCAAGGCGGCTATTGCCAGCTGTGTAGGCGAGAAGAACGGACAGAGAGCCTGTGGGTTTAAGTGGTCCACGGGCACCTTTGACGGGAGCCAGGGGGCGGGGCAGACGATGAATGTCTTGGGGGCCgtgtcgtcgttgttgatcGGGCAGAGCAGGCCTCCTGTGACAAACTCGACGGGAGGCACGAGCAAGGGGGATCCGAACGCGGGGAGCCAGAGTGATAACTTCAAGGACAAGTACCTGCCGCCGACGACGGGGGACAAGGCGGGCGCGGGGATATTGACGGTGTTGATATTGGTTAGTGTGGTGGGGACGTTTGGGTGGATGAGCACTGGTgtttga
- a CDS encoding uncharacterized protein (EggNog:ENOG503PHFX; COG:S) encodes MPPPDFTSPLTFKTFNTIPSTAASPPPSSETYYLLAEIKENLSLTRPTLICSDLSSTSFALTWSDLHASPHASDVDFKALGLKKGNCVLLPNARRTDSSDEVKQGKVVIPGGKDEWQGKSGLRVIPGKLEKVVEVGQDWEFVIEEGEGKCGNCGKEGREEELAKCTGCRGVGYCSKECQVKGWTEGGHKSTCKIIKTFKEIWP; translated from the exons ATGCCACCCCCAGATTTCACCTCTCCCCTCACCTTCAAAaccttcaacaccatcccctccaccgccgcatccccaccaccctcctcagaAACATACTACCTCCTCGCCGAGATAAAAGaaaacctctccctcacccgcccAACCCTAATCTGCTCggacctctcctccacctccttcgccctGACTTGGTCCGACCTCCACGCCTCTCCCCACGCCTCCGACGTTGACTTCAAGGCCCTAGGTCTCAAAAAGGGGAATTGTGTCCTCTTGCCAAATGCCAGAAGAACTGACTCCTCAGATGAGGTGAAGCAAGGCAAGGTTGTGATCCCCGGGGGCAAGGATGAGTGGCAAGGAAAGTCCGGGCTGAGGGTGATACCAGGCAAGCTGGaaaaggtggtggaggtggggcAGGATTGGGAGTTTgtgattgaggagggggaggggaagtgtGGGAATTGCGGcaaggaagggagggaggaggagctggccaagTGTACGGGGTGTAGGGGGGTGGGGTATTGTTCCAAG GAGTGTCAAGTTAAAGGCTGGACAGAAGGTGGCCACAAGAGTACATGCAAGATTATCAAGACCTTCAAGGAGATATGGCCTTGA
- a CDS encoding uncharacterized protein (EggNog:ENOG503NUJ6; COG:U; BUSCO:EOG092640BS) translates to MMNGYDEKRGHRTDDDDPFAAKGNIVSAFDAFPKAKPQYVTHTSSGGKWTVAMVILSLCLVWSELARWWRGTETHTFAVEKGVSHGMNLNLDAVIKMKCADIHVNVQDASGDRILAAEALYRDPTNWGQWVDQRGIHKLGRDTHGRLLTGEGFVDGTQEEGFGEEHVHDIVALGSKKGRWGKTPRLWGREADSCRIYGTLELNKVQGDFHITARGHGYAQFGEHLSHDAFNFSHIINELSFGPYLPSLINPLDQTVNSAPEHSHFHRFQYFLSIVPTVYSLGHPDSYSSRSIFTNQYAVTEQSAPIPENMEMQMIPGIFVKYDIEPILLNIVEDRDSFLVFLIKVVNILSGAMVAGHWGFRLSDWVNEVRGRRRRNAGHSQGMLGTKGGGEYEE, encoded by the exons atGATGAACGGCTACGATGAAAAACGGGGCCACCGcaccgacgatgacgacCCCTTCGCCGCCAAAGGCAACATCGTCAGCGCCTTTGATGCCTTTC cAAAAGCCAAACCCCAATACGTGACTCACACCTCCTCCGGCGGCAAGTGGACAGTAGCCATGGtgatcctctccctctgcctcgTCTGGTCCGAGCTCGCCCGCTGGTGGCGCGGCACCGAAACCCACACCTTTGCCGTCGAAAAGGGCGTCTCCCACGGCAtgaacctcaacctcgacgccGTCATCAAGATGAAGTGCGCCGACATACACGTCAACGTGCAGGATGCCTCGGGGGATAGGATTCTAGCTGCCGAGGCGCTGTACCGTGACCCGACGAACTGGGGGCAGTGGGTGGATCAGAGGGGGATTCACAAGTTGGGGAGAGACACTCACGGCCGTCTACTGACCGGCGAGGGTTTCGTTGACGGGACGCAAGAGGAGGGTTTCGGGGAGGAGCACGTGCATGACATTGTTGCGTTGGGGAgcaagaaggggaggtgggggaagaCGCCgaggttgtgggggagggaggcggacAGTTGCCGGATTTATGGGACGTTGGAGTTGAACAAGGTGCAGGGTGACTTTCACATCACGGCGAGGGGGCATGGGTACGCGCAGTTTGGGGAGCATTTGTCCCATGACG CATTCAACTTCTcccacatcatcaacgagctaTCCTTCGGCCCTTACCTCCCCTCTCTGATCAACCCGCTCGATCAGACCGTCAACTCGGCCCCGGAACACTCGCACTTTCACCGCTTTCAGTATTTCCTCTCCATCGTCCCGACAGTCTACAGCCTCGGCCACCCAGACTCGTATTCGTCCCGCTCCATCTTTACAAATCAATACGCCGTCACGGAGCAGTCCGCTCCTATTCCGGAGAACATGGAGATGCAGATGATTCCCGGGATTTTTGTCAAGTACGACATCGAGCCGATCCTACTGAATATTGTCGAGGACAGGGATagcttcttggtcttttTGATCAAGGTGGTGAATATCCTGAGCGGCGCCATGGTGGCGGGGCATTGGGGTTTCAGGCTCAGCGACTGGGTGAATGAGGTgaggggacggaggaggaggaacgcGGGACATAGCCAGGGGATGCTGGGGAccaaggggggtggggagtaTGAGGAGTGa